In Deefgea piscis, the DNA window CAATCAATATGGCCGAGTCATTTCTGAGATCGATCTGACATTAGATCCAAAAACTCGCGATGTGATTAAATCATCGGCAAAAAACATCGTCGTGACGAATGATGTTGCTAAAGACGCTGTACAAACTGCAATCATCACCAAATACGATGCGCTAGTCACACCATTGGAAAATCGCATTGTGGGTACGATTGCCGGTTCTTTGCTTAAAACCACCAATCCCGCCGGTGAAAGCACCTTGGGCGATGTGATTGTTGATTCGCAATTAGCCGCCACCAAGCCAGCTAATATGGGTGCAGCGGAAATCGCGTTTATGAACCCAGGTGGTGTGCGTGCTGATTTAGTGCCGGTTGCCTCGCAAGTGACTTATGGTCAGCTCTTCACCGTGCAACCGTTTGGCAATACTTTGGTGTCGATGACGCTCAATGGTGCGCAAATCAAGGAGATGCTCGAGCAGCAATTTACCGGTTACAGCAATAATCAGCCATTTAACCGTATTTTGCTGGTCTCGAATGGGTTTACTTACAGTTGGGATTCAACGCTGGCGGCGGGGCAAAAAGTCGATCCCGCCAGCATTAAGCTCAATGGCGTGGCGATTTCCAATGTTCTGAATTACCGAGTGACGGTGAATAATTATCTTGCGTCCGGCGGCGATGGTTTTACCGTGCTGACCAAAGGTACGAATATCCTTGGCGGAGCACAGGATGTTGATGCGTTTGAAGCGTATATCAAAGCCAATCCTAACCTTGCCGTGCCTGCACTCAATCGCGTGGTGAAAATCAAGTAACCCAGTTTAACTCGTTAACAGCCGCCCAGATTTTGGGCGGCTTTTTTTATGCTGAGAGGGGAAAGCATATAACTTACTGAATAGTCGCCACAGCACATTGTGGCCAGAATGTCGACGAGCCGACAGCAGCATGAAATTAAAGCATTGATTCCGAATGAATTTGGCGTGCTCCGATATCGTTAAGGCATAGTGAAATCACCATTTTTTTTATGCGCTCAAAACTAACGACTCTAGTTTGGCATGAGCCATAAAGCACAATCGCACCTTCGGCAATCATGGCCAGTAAATGTACCCATTCACGTAGGCTATCTATCTGTGCGGCAGGCTGGTTTTGTGCAATTAGCATCGCAGCTCTTTCAATGGTTACATCATAAAAGTCATCGACCATCTTGCGAATCGATTCATCATGTTGTGCCATCGCCCAAAGTTCGCGAAATGTTCTTGCGGTTGACTCGGTAATCGCATCGTCTAGCAACCATTCAACGAGCTTATCTAAACCAATCGTTAAATTTTTATCCGCGATATTAATTTCTTTTTCAAAATTAAGTAGGTATTCGTCCAGCATGTTCGAGATCAACGCTTGAATAAGTTCGTTTTTGCTGGGGAAGTGGTATGACAAATTGCCAGGAGAAATGCCGGCCGCTTCGGCAACACGGCGGGTGGTGAAACTAGCATAGCCATGCTGAATGAGCACTTGCCGCGCACTGCCGAGAATATTGTCAATCGTGGCTAAGGAAACAGGTTTTTGGGTGCGAATATTACGCGCAATAACGGGTTTTTCTTTTGTCATAAATACCTCTGTTGCAGTGTAATAGTACAAATAAAAGTTAGTGCAGTTGTACTAATATGCACAAATTAGTGCAAACAACCTAATTTAAACACGTAATACTTTTCCATCACAGTGTGTTTTTGATGGTTGGTATTTCTAACGCGACCGAGGTCAATATCATGCGTATCAAAACTCTGACATTACTTGTATCACTCACCTTAATGAGCAGTATTAGCTCGACGAGCTTTGCAGCAGGCGGCGGTGGTTCGGCCGAGACGGATCCTGCTGCTTTGCAAGGCAAGCATTTTGATCCAAAAGGTAAGCCACCATCGCAATATACAATTGATAAGCAAAATGTTCAGCGGGCTACTTTACCGTTTGAAGACCAAAGAGATTTTGAAGAGTCAAAAAAAGGTTTTATTGCTGCGCCGACCTATACCACGATCAAAGGGGATGATGGTGTTGTCGCGTGGAATATCGGTAGTTATGAGTATCTGCTTAAAGGCAAAGACTACGACAGCATCCATCCTTCTTTACAGCGCCAAGCACAGCTGAATATGGCTTATGGTTTGTATGAAGTTGTACCAGGCAAAATCTATCAAATCCGTGGTTTTGACTTGGCCAATATGACCATCATTAAAGGCGATACGGGCTGGATTTTATTTGATGTACTGACTTCAAAAGAGACGGCGCGAGCAGCACTGGCCTTTGCCAATGAACAACTCGGCTATCGTCCTGTGGTGGCGGTTGTTCTATCCCATTCGCATGGTGACCACTTTGGTGGTATTCGCGGTGTGGTGAATGAAGAAGACGTGAAAAGCGGCAAAGTGCCTGTGATTGCGCCAGAAGGTTTTATGGAGCATGCCGTTTCAGAAAATATTTATGCCGGTAATGCGATGACGCGTCGGATGCAGCTCACTTACGGTACTTTGCTGCCGCGTAATCCTCATGGCCACGTCGACCAAGCGATTGGGAAAAACATTTCATCGGGTGAGATTGGTCTGATTGAACCAAACCGTACCGTGAGCAAAGACATTGAAGAAATCACCATTGACGGTGTGAAAATGGTGTTCCAGAACACGCCAGGCACCGAAGCGCCTGCCGAGATGAATACGTATTTCCCACAATTTAATGCATTTTGGGCAGCGGAAAACGTAACTGGCACCGTACACAACATTTACACCCTACGCGGCGCTTTAGTGCGTGATGCATTGTTGTGGTCCAAAAATATCAACAACGCGCTGTACTTGTTTGGCGATAAAACCGAAGTGATGTTTTCTTCGCATAGTTGGCCGCGTTGGGGCAATGAGCGCGTGAAAGAGGTTCTGCGCACGCAGCGTGATATTTACGCCAACTTGAATAATGACGTACTACATCATGCTAACAAGGGTGTAACGATCAACGAAATTCACAATGTGTACAA includes these proteins:
- a CDS encoding alkyl/aryl-sulfatase — protein: MRIKTLTLLVSLTLMSSISSTSFAAGGGGSAETDPAALQGKHFDPKGKPPSQYTIDKQNVQRATLPFEDQRDFEESKKGFIAAPTYTTIKGDDGVVAWNIGSYEYLLKGKDYDSIHPSLQRQAQLNMAYGLYEVVPGKIYQIRGFDLANMTIIKGDTGWILFDVLTSKETARAALAFANEQLGYRPVVAVVLSHSHGDHFGGIRGVVNEEDVKSGKVPVIAPEGFMEHAVSENIYAGNAMTRRMQLTYGTLLPRNPHGHVDQAIGKNISSGEIGLIEPNRTVSKDIEEITIDGVKMVFQNTPGTEAPAEMNTYFPQFNAFWAAENVTGTVHNIYTLRGALVRDALLWSKNINNALYLFGDKTEVMFSSHSWPRWGNERVKEVLRTQRDIYANLNNDVLHHANKGVTINEIHNVYKPPQSLQSNWAAHSYHGSEEHNSRAVLNRYLGYWDANPATLMPLSPRDSAPLYVEMMGGSKKILAKGRELNKQGKYLEAVEILNKLTLAEPNNTAAKDLLADVYEQLGYQKESVALRNSFLASAYELRHGIPEGASPKAGSPDMVRAMSTELMLDYLGIAMNSTKAAGMKFKINLITPDNGEKFVLEMSNSTLTNIKGYTAKDADLTVTANRADLEMIMTGQSTFEKLAQSGKVKLDGNKAVLGQLMSTQEKFDPRFEILPGTKKTH
- a CDS encoding TetR/AcrR family transcriptional regulator translates to MTKEKPVIARNIRTQKPVSLATIDNILGSARQVLIQHGYASFTTRRVAEAAGISPGNLSYHFPSKNELIQALISNMLDEYLLNFEKEINIADKNLTIGLDKLVEWLLDDAITESTARTFRELWAMAQHDESIRKMVDDFYDVTIERAAMLIAQNQPAAQIDSLREWVHLLAMIAEGAIVLYGSCQTRVVSFERIKKMVISLCLNDIGARQIHSESML